In one window of Aphidius gifuensis isolate YNYX2018 linkage group LG4, ASM1490517v1, whole genome shotgun sequence DNA:
- the LOC122854470 gene encoding glutamine--fructose-6-phosphate aminotransferase [isomerizing] 2-like isoform X1, producing MCGIFAYLNYLTPKTRKEILTLLVGGLKRLEYRGYDSAGVALDSADSQEILIVRNQGKVVALEEKIFNSTDLDFDQSTESHVGIAHTRWATHGVPSEVNSHPQRSDIDQGFVVVHNGIVTNYKEVKTLLQQRGYVFESETDTEVIAKLVHHLWTQHPTYSFRELVEQVIQQLEGAFALCFKSKYFPGECVATRRGSPLLVGIKTKTRLITDHVPILYGKDDLPRVTKEGEATTQGDHRPYGRATEVPLISRADTSTEFQSMVAKEVEYFFASDASAVIEHTNRVIYIEDDDVAAVKDGTLNIHRLRRCMDDPHAREITTLKVEIQQIMKGNYEYFMQKEIFEQPESVVNTMRGRLNFQNNTVTLGGITDYIPDIKRCRRLMLIGCGTSYHSAVATRQLLEELTELPVMVELASDFLDRHTPVFRDDVCFFISQSGETADTLMALRYCKGRGALIVGITNTVGSSICRESHCGVHINAGPEIGVASTKAYTSQFISLVMFALVMSEDRLSLRQRRKDIIEGLKNLDNQIREVLKLDNKVKDLAKSLYEFKSLLIMARGYNFATCMEGALKVKELTYMHSEGIMAGELKHGPLALVDDSMPIIMIVMRDPVYAKCMNALQQVTARDGKPIVICEDGDTETKSLAARALEVPKTVDCLQGILTVIPMQLLSFHIAVLRGCNVDCPRNLAKSVTVE from the exons atgtgtg gaaTTTTTGCATATTTGAATTACCTGACGCCAAAAACAAGAAAAGAAATTCTTACATTACTTGTTGGAGGTTTAAAAAGATTGGAATATCGTGGCTATGATTCTgctg GTGTTGCATTGGATTCAGCAGATAgtcaagaaattttaattgtacgAAATCAAGGAAAAGTTGTTgcacttgaagaaaaaatatttaaca gtaCGGATCTTGATTTTGATCAATCAACAGAGAGTCATGTTGGCATTGCTCATACTCGTTGGGCAACTCATGGTGTACCATCTGAAGTTAATTCTCATCCTCAAAGATCTGATATTGATCAGGGTTTTGTGGTTGTTCACaatg GTATTGTCACAAATTACAAGGAAGTCAAGACATTATTACAACAAAGAGGATATGTATTTGAAAGTGAAACAGACACAGAAGTTATTGCTAAACTTGTTCATCATCTTTGGACTCAACATCCAACATATTCATTCCGAGAATTGGTTGAACAAGTCATTCAACAATTG gAAGGTGCATTTGCATTGTGCTTCAAGAGTAAATATTTTCCTGGTGAATGTGTTGCAACAAGAAGAGGCTCACCTTTGCTTGTTggtattaaaacaaaaactcGTCTGATAACTGATCACGTACCCATTCTCTATGGaaaag ATGATCTTCCACGCGTGACTAAAG AGGGCGAAGCAACAACTCAAG GTGATCACAGACCTTATGGACGTGCTACAGAGGTTCCTTTGATATCACGAGCTGATACATCAACTGAATTTCAATCAATGGTTGCCAAAgaagttgaatatttttttgcatctgATGCAAGTGCTGTTATTGAACATACAAATcgtgttatatatattgag gaTGATGATGTTGCTGCAGTCAAAGATGGTACTTTAAATATTCATCGTTTACGTAGATGTATGGATGATCCACATGCACGTGAAATAACAACATTAAAAGTTgaaatacaacaaataatgAAAGGAAATTACGAATATTTTAtgcaaaaagaaatatttgaaCAACCAGAATCAGTTGTTAATACAATGCGTGGtcgtttaaattttcaaaataatacagTTACACTTGGTGGTATAACTGATTATATACCAGATATTAAAAGATGTCGTCGTTTAATGTTAATTGGTTGTGGTACAAGTTATCATTCAGCAGTTGCAACAAGACAATTACTTGAAGAATTAACTGAGCTACCAGTTATGGTTGAACTTGCATCTGATTTTCTTGATAGACATACACCAGTATTTCGTGATgatgtatgtttttttatatcacaatCTGGTGAAACAGCTGATACACTTATGGCATTGAGATATTGTAAAGGACGTGGTGCATTAATTGTTGGTATAACAAATACTGTTGGTAGTAGTATATGTCGTGAATCACATTGTGGTGTACATATTAATGCTGGTCCTGAAATTGGTGTTGCTAGTACAAAAGCATATACATCACAATTTATATCACTTGTTATGTTTGCACTTGTTATGAGTGAAGATAGATTATCATTACGTCAAAGAAGAAAAGATATTATTGaaggtttaaaaaatttggataATCAAATACGTGAAGTAttaaaacttgataataaagtAAAAGATTTAGCAAAATCATTGTATGAATTTAAATCACTTTTAATAATGGCAAGAGGATATAATTTTGCAACATGTATGGAAGGAGCATTAAAAGTTAAAGAATTAACATATATGCATAGTGAAGGTATTATGGCAGGTGAATTAAAACATGGACCACTTGCTCTTGTTGATGATTCAATGCCAATTATTATGATTGTCATGAGAGATCCAGTTTATGCTAAATGTATGAATGCATTACAACAAGTTACTGCTCGTGATGGTAAACCAATTGTCATTTGTGAAGATGGTGATACAGAAACAAAATCACTTGCTGCACGTGCACTTGAAGTACCAAAAACAGTTGATTGTCTTCAAGGTATTCTTACAGTCATTCCAATGCAACTTTTATCATTCCATATTGCTGTATTACGTGGATGCAATGTTGATTGTCCAAGAAATCTTGCAAAATCAGTTACAGTcgaataa
- the LOC122854470 gene encoding glutamine--fructose-6-phosphate aminotransferase [isomerizing] 2-like isoform X4, whose product MCGIFAYLNYLTPKTRKEILTLLVGGLKRLEYRGYDSAGVALDSADSQEILIVRNQGKVVALEEKIFNSTDLDFDQSTESHVGIAHTRWATHGVPSEVNSHPQRSDIDQGFVVVHNGIVTNYKEVKTLLQQRGYVFESETDTEVIAKLVHHLWTQHPTYSFRELVEQVIQQLEGAFALCFKSKYFPGECVATRRGSPLLVGIKTKTRLITDHVPILYGKGDHRPYGRATEVPLISRADTSTEFQSMVAKEVEYFFASDASAVIEHTNRVIYIEDDDVAAVKDGTLNIHRLRRCMDDPHAREITTLKVEIQQIMKGNYEYFMQKEIFEQPESVVNTMRGRLNFQNNTVTLGGITDYIPDIKRCRRLMLIGCGTSYHSAVATRQLLEELTELPVMVELASDFLDRHTPVFRDDVCFFISQSGETADTLMALRYCKGRGALIVGITNTVGSSICRESHCGVHINAGPEIGVASTKAYTSQFISLVMFALVMSEDRLSLRQRRKDIIEGLKNLDNQIREVLKLDNKVKDLAKSLYEFKSLLIMARGYNFATCMEGALKVKELTYMHSEGIMAGELKHGPLALVDDSMPIIMIVMRDPVYAKCMNALQQVTARDGKPIVICEDGDTETKSLAARALEVPKTVDCLQGILTVIPMQLLSFHIAVLRGCNVDCPRNLAKSVTVE is encoded by the exons atgtgtg gaaTTTTTGCATATTTGAATTACCTGACGCCAAAAACAAGAAAAGAAATTCTTACATTACTTGTTGGAGGTTTAAAAAGATTGGAATATCGTGGCTATGATTCTgctg GTGTTGCATTGGATTCAGCAGATAgtcaagaaattttaattgtacgAAATCAAGGAAAAGTTGTTgcacttgaagaaaaaatatttaaca gtaCGGATCTTGATTTTGATCAATCAACAGAGAGTCATGTTGGCATTGCTCATACTCGTTGGGCAACTCATGGTGTACCATCTGAAGTTAATTCTCATCCTCAAAGATCTGATATTGATCAGGGTTTTGTGGTTGTTCACaatg GTATTGTCACAAATTACAAGGAAGTCAAGACATTATTACAACAAAGAGGATATGTATTTGAAAGTGAAACAGACACAGAAGTTATTGCTAAACTTGTTCATCATCTTTGGACTCAACATCCAACATATTCATTCCGAGAATTGGTTGAACAAGTCATTCAACAATTG gAAGGTGCATTTGCATTGTGCTTCAAGAGTAAATATTTTCCTGGTGAATGTGTTGCAACAAGAAGAGGCTCACCTTTGCTTGTTggtattaaaacaaaaactcGTCTGATAACTGATCACGTACCCATTCTCTATGGaaaag GTGATCACAGACCTTATGGACGTGCTACAGAGGTTCCTTTGATATCACGAGCTGATACATCAACTGAATTTCAATCAATGGTTGCCAAAgaagttgaatatttttttgcatctgATGCAAGTGCTGTTATTGAACATACAAATcgtgttatatatattgag gaTGATGATGTTGCTGCAGTCAAAGATGGTACTTTAAATATTCATCGTTTACGTAGATGTATGGATGATCCACATGCACGTGAAATAACAACATTAAAAGTTgaaatacaacaaataatgAAAGGAAATTACGAATATTTTAtgcaaaaagaaatatttgaaCAACCAGAATCAGTTGTTAATACAATGCGTGGtcgtttaaattttcaaaataatacagTTACACTTGGTGGTATAACTGATTATATACCAGATATTAAAAGATGTCGTCGTTTAATGTTAATTGGTTGTGGTACAAGTTATCATTCAGCAGTTGCAACAAGACAATTACTTGAAGAATTAACTGAGCTACCAGTTATGGTTGAACTTGCATCTGATTTTCTTGATAGACATACACCAGTATTTCGTGATgatgtatgtttttttatatcacaatCTGGTGAAACAGCTGATACACTTATGGCATTGAGATATTGTAAAGGACGTGGTGCATTAATTGTTGGTATAACAAATACTGTTGGTAGTAGTATATGTCGTGAATCACATTGTGGTGTACATATTAATGCTGGTCCTGAAATTGGTGTTGCTAGTACAAAAGCATATACATCACAATTTATATCACTTGTTATGTTTGCACTTGTTATGAGTGAAGATAGATTATCATTACGTCAAAGAAGAAAAGATATTATTGaaggtttaaaaaatttggataATCAAATACGTGAAGTAttaaaacttgataataaagtAAAAGATTTAGCAAAATCATTGTATGAATTTAAATCACTTTTAATAATGGCAAGAGGATATAATTTTGCAACATGTATGGAAGGAGCATTAAAAGTTAAAGAATTAACATATATGCATAGTGAAGGTATTATGGCAGGTGAATTAAAACATGGACCACTTGCTCTTGTTGATGATTCAATGCCAATTATTATGATTGTCATGAGAGATCCAGTTTATGCTAAATGTATGAATGCATTACAACAAGTTACTGCTCGTGATGGTAAACCAATTGTCATTTGTGAAGATGGTGATACAGAAACAAAATCACTTGCTGCACGTGCACTTGAAGTACCAAAAACAGTTGATTGTCTTCAAGGTATTCTTACAGTCATTCCAATGCAACTTTTATCATTCCATATTGCTGTATTACGTGGATGCAATGTTGATTGTCCAAGAAATCTTGCAAAATCAGTTACAGTcgaataa
- the LOC122854470 gene encoding glutamine--fructose-6-phosphate aminotransferase [isomerizing] 2-like isoform X3 produces MCGIFAYLNYLTPKTRKEILTLLVGGLKRLEYRGYDSAGVALDSADSQEILIVRNQGKVVALEEKIFNSTDLDFDQSTESHVGIAHTRWATHGVPSEVNSHPQRSDIDQGFVVVHNGIVTNYKEVKTLLQQRGYVFESETDTEVIAKLVHHLWTQHPTYSFRELVEQVIQQLEGAFALCFKSKYFPGECVATRRGSPLLVGIKTKTRLITDHVPILYGKEGEATTQGDHRPYGRATEVPLISRADTSTEFQSMVAKEVEYFFASDASAVIEHTNRVIYIEDDDVAAVKDGTLNIHRLRRCMDDPHAREITTLKVEIQQIMKGNYEYFMQKEIFEQPESVVNTMRGRLNFQNNTVTLGGITDYIPDIKRCRRLMLIGCGTSYHSAVATRQLLEELTELPVMVELASDFLDRHTPVFRDDVCFFISQSGETADTLMALRYCKGRGALIVGITNTVGSSICRESHCGVHINAGPEIGVASTKAYTSQFISLVMFALVMSEDRLSLRQRRKDIIEGLKNLDNQIREVLKLDNKVKDLAKSLYEFKSLLIMARGYNFATCMEGALKVKELTYMHSEGIMAGELKHGPLALVDDSMPIIMIVMRDPVYAKCMNALQQVTARDGKPIVICEDGDTETKSLAARALEVPKTVDCLQGILTVIPMQLLSFHIAVLRGCNVDCPRNLAKSVTVE; encoded by the exons atgtgtg gaaTTTTTGCATATTTGAATTACCTGACGCCAAAAACAAGAAAAGAAATTCTTACATTACTTGTTGGAGGTTTAAAAAGATTGGAATATCGTGGCTATGATTCTgctg GTGTTGCATTGGATTCAGCAGATAgtcaagaaattttaattgtacgAAATCAAGGAAAAGTTGTTgcacttgaagaaaaaatatttaaca gtaCGGATCTTGATTTTGATCAATCAACAGAGAGTCATGTTGGCATTGCTCATACTCGTTGGGCAACTCATGGTGTACCATCTGAAGTTAATTCTCATCCTCAAAGATCTGATATTGATCAGGGTTTTGTGGTTGTTCACaatg GTATTGTCACAAATTACAAGGAAGTCAAGACATTATTACAACAAAGAGGATATGTATTTGAAAGTGAAACAGACACAGAAGTTATTGCTAAACTTGTTCATCATCTTTGGACTCAACATCCAACATATTCATTCCGAGAATTGGTTGAACAAGTCATTCAACAATTG gAAGGTGCATTTGCATTGTGCTTCAAGAGTAAATATTTTCCTGGTGAATGTGTTGCAACAAGAAGAGGCTCACCTTTGCTTGTTggtattaaaacaaaaactcGTCTGATAACTGATCACGTACCCATTCTCTATGGaaaag AGGGCGAAGCAACAACTCAAG GTGATCACAGACCTTATGGACGTGCTACAGAGGTTCCTTTGATATCACGAGCTGATACATCAACTGAATTTCAATCAATGGTTGCCAAAgaagttgaatatttttttgcatctgATGCAAGTGCTGTTATTGAACATACAAATcgtgttatatatattgag gaTGATGATGTTGCTGCAGTCAAAGATGGTACTTTAAATATTCATCGTTTACGTAGATGTATGGATGATCCACATGCACGTGAAATAACAACATTAAAAGTTgaaatacaacaaataatgAAAGGAAATTACGAATATTTTAtgcaaaaagaaatatttgaaCAACCAGAATCAGTTGTTAATACAATGCGTGGtcgtttaaattttcaaaataatacagTTACACTTGGTGGTATAACTGATTATATACCAGATATTAAAAGATGTCGTCGTTTAATGTTAATTGGTTGTGGTACAAGTTATCATTCAGCAGTTGCAACAAGACAATTACTTGAAGAATTAACTGAGCTACCAGTTATGGTTGAACTTGCATCTGATTTTCTTGATAGACATACACCAGTATTTCGTGATgatgtatgtttttttatatcacaatCTGGTGAAACAGCTGATACACTTATGGCATTGAGATATTGTAAAGGACGTGGTGCATTAATTGTTGGTATAACAAATACTGTTGGTAGTAGTATATGTCGTGAATCACATTGTGGTGTACATATTAATGCTGGTCCTGAAATTGGTGTTGCTAGTACAAAAGCATATACATCACAATTTATATCACTTGTTATGTTTGCACTTGTTATGAGTGAAGATAGATTATCATTACGTCAAAGAAGAAAAGATATTATTGaaggtttaaaaaatttggataATCAAATACGTGAAGTAttaaaacttgataataaagtAAAAGATTTAGCAAAATCATTGTATGAATTTAAATCACTTTTAATAATGGCAAGAGGATATAATTTTGCAACATGTATGGAAGGAGCATTAAAAGTTAAAGAATTAACATATATGCATAGTGAAGGTATTATGGCAGGTGAATTAAAACATGGACCACTTGCTCTTGTTGATGATTCAATGCCAATTATTATGATTGTCATGAGAGATCCAGTTTATGCTAAATGTATGAATGCATTACAACAAGTTACTGCTCGTGATGGTAAACCAATTGTCATTTGTGAAGATGGTGATACAGAAACAAAATCACTTGCTGCACGTGCACTTGAAGTACCAAAAACAGTTGATTGTCTTCAAGGTATTCTTACAGTCATTCCAATGCAACTTTTATCATTCCATATTGCTGTATTACGTGGATGCAATGTTGATTGTCCAAGAAATCTTGCAAAATCAGTTACAGTcgaataa
- the LOC122854470 gene encoding glutamine--fructose-6-phosphate aminotransferase [isomerizing] 2-like isoform X2: MCGIFAYLNYLTPKTRKEILTLLVGGLKRLEYRGYDSAGVALDSADSQEILIVRNQGKVVALEEKIFNSTDLDFDQSTESHVGIAHTRWATHGVPSEVNSHPQRSDIDQGFVVVHNGIVTNYKEVKTLLQQRGYVFESETDTEVIAKLVHHLWTQHPTYSFRELVEQVIQQLEGAFALCFKSKYFPGECVATRRGSPLLVGIKTKTRLITDHVPILYGKDDLPRVTKGDHRPYGRATEVPLISRADTSTEFQSMVAKEVEYFFASDASAVIEHTNRVIYIEDDDVAAVKDGTLNIHRLRRCMDDPHAREITTLKVEIQQIMKGNYEYFMQKEIFEQPESVVNTMRGRLNFQNNTVTLGGITDYIPDIKRCRRLMLIGCGTSYHSAVATRQLLEELTELPVMVELASDFLDRHTPVFRDDVCFFISQSGETADTLMALRYCKGRGALIVGITNTVGSSICRESHCGVHINAGPEIGVASTKAYTSQFISLVMFALVMSEDRLSLRQRRKDIIEGLKNLDNQIREVLKLDNKVKDLAKSLYEFKSLLIMARGYNFATCMEGALKVKELTYMHSEGIMAGELKHGPLALVDDSMPIIMIVMRDPVYAKCMNALQQVTARDGKPIVICEDGDTETKSLAARALEVPKTVDCLQGILTVIPMQLLSFHIAVLRGCNVDCPRNLAKSVTVE; the protein is encoded by the exons atgtgtg gaaTTTTTGCATATTTGAATTACCTGACGCCAAAAACAAGAAAAGAAATTCTTACATTACTTGTTGGAGGTTTAAAAAGATTGGAATATCGTGGCTATGATTCTgctg GTGTTGCATTGGATTCAGCAGATAgtcaagaaattttaattgtacgAAATCAAGGAAAAGTTGTTgcacttgaagaaaaaatatttaaca gtaCGGATCTTGATTTTGATCAATCAACAGAGAGTCATGTTGGCATTGCTCATACTCGTTGGGCAACTCATGGTGTACCATCTGAAGTTAATTCTCATCCTCAAAGATCTGATATTGATCAGGGTTTTGTGGTTGTTCACaatg GTATTGTCACAAATTACAAGGAAGTCAAGACATTATTACAACAAAGAGGATATGTATTTGAAAGTGAAACAGACACAGAAGTTATTGCTAAACTTGTTCATCATCTTTGGACTCAACATCCAACATATTCATTCCGAGAATTGGTTGAACAAGTCATTCAACAATTG gAAGGTGCATTTGCATTGTGCTTCAAGAGTAAATATTTTCCTGGTGAATGTGTTGCAACAAGAAGAGGCTCACCTTTGCTTGTTggtattaaaacaaaaactcGTCTGATAACTGATCACGTACCCATTCTCTATGGaaaag ATGATCTTCCACGCGTGACTAAAG GTGATCACAGACCTTATGGACGTGCTACAGAGGTTCCTTTGATATCACGAGCTGATACATCAACTGAATTTCAATCAATGGTTGCCAAAgaagttgaatatttttttgcatctgATGCAAGTGCTGTTATTGAACATACAAATcgtgttatatatattgag gaTGATGATGTTGCTGCAGTCAAAGATGGTACTTTAAATATTCATCGTTTACGTAGATGTATGGATGATCCACATGCACGTGAAATAACAACATTAAAAGTTgaaatacaacaaataatgAAAGGAAATTACGAATATTTTAtgcaaaaagaaatatttgaaCAACCAGAATCAGTTGTTAATACAATGCGTGGtcgtttaaattttcaaaataatacagTTACACTTGGTGGTATAACTGATTATATACCAGATATTAAAAGATGTCGTCGTTTAATGTTAATTGGTTGTGGTACAAGTTATCATTCAGCAGTTGCAACAAGACAATTACTTGAAGAATTAACTGAGCTACCAGTTATGGTTGAACTTGCATCTGATTTTCTTGATAGACATACACCAGTATTTCGTGATgatgtatgtttttttatatcacaatCTGGTGAAACAGCTGATACACTTATGGCATTGAGATATTGTAAAGGACGTGGTGCATTAATTGTTGGTATAACAAATACTGTTGGTAGTAGTATATGTCGTGAATCACATTGTGGTGTACATATTAATGCTGGTCCTGAAATTGGTGTTGCTAGTACAAAAGCATATACATCACAATTTATATCACTTGTTATGTTTGCACTTGTTATGAGTGAAGATAGATTATCATTACGTCAAAGAAGAAAAGATATTATTGaaggtttaaaaaatttggataATCAAATACGTGAAGTAttaaaacttgataataaagtAAAAGATTTAGCAAAATCATTGTATGAATTTAAATCACTTTTAATAATGGCAAGAGGATATAATTTTGCAACATGTATGGAAGGAGCATTAAAAGTTAAAGAATTAACATATATGCATAGTGAAGGTATTATGGCAGGTGAATTAAAACATGGACCACTTGCTCTTGTTGATGATTCAATGCCAATTATTATGATTGTCATGAGAGATCCAGTTTATGCTAAATGTATGAATGCATTACAACAAGTTACTGCTCGTGATGGTAAACCAATTGTCATTTGTGAAGATGGTGATACAGAAACAAAATCACTTGCTGCACGTGCACTTGAAGTACCAAAAACAGTTGATTGTCTTCAAGGTATTCTTACAGTCATTCCAATGCAACTTTTATCATTCCATATTGCTGTATTACGTGGATGCAATGTTGATTGTCCAAGAAATCTTGCAAAATCAGTTACAGTcgaataa